The genomic DNA GCCGGATTCCAAGAGCACTTGCAGGCCGAGAGTGCCCATCACTGACGCGAAGACAACGATGCCCTGCCAGATTATGTTTTGTTTTGTTTAGTTAAAGTTTGCTAATTAAGGAGTACTGAGGTTACAGTTAGGTATATGCATACCACAGGCTGCATCCTGTTCTTGCCGATGGGATAGCGGTAGTGATTGGGCTTCTTCATGGCGTGCGCCGTGAACCAAAGGATGAAGCCCGAGAGCAGGTCGAGCAGAGAGTCCAGAGTGGAGGCGATCACCGCCATGGATCTGCTCTCGATCGAAGCCAGCACTTTGGATGCGAAAAGGATCAAGTTGACTGCGTTGGATAGGTGGATGGCGAACCTTTCGCTCTTGGCCAAGTCTTGTAGTTCTTCCTGTAGATTATATTGTGTAAGTGTGTCTCAACTATATATTGACTAAATTCTTATTTTAGATGGGGAAAAAAAGTGAATAAATTAAGGAAGAAACCTgcgtgggagcatcatttaagtaGCCTAATTCGTTCAAGTTATCCATCTTGCTGAATCCCTCGAGGAGCTGCCCTTGCTTCTTGTAGAATTTAGCTACTTTCCTTTCTTTACCTGAAGTCAGAAATTATAGACAATAAACTGATCGTGTTAATTACTTTGCTTGAAGTCAGAAATCTGAAAGAGAATGATTAGTACCTTGGAACCTGCGTAGGACTCTGGAAGCAAGCGGCGGCGCCCTGGGCTGCTCCGGCACGGGGAAGTCGTTCACGTTGATCCTCCAACTCGGCGTCGCCGCCATCATCGACGCTTCCCCCTCCAGCCTCACCGGCGACAGCAGCTCCACGCGGTAGTCCATCGACTCGCTCTGCAACTCCACTGCCATTCTCCTCGATCGGCCAAcgaattcctcttcttctccgcAGCCGCATCGATCGGTCGCTTCTTAATTATCTCCCCGCCATAAAACTCAATAGAATAAACAAACGGTGGGTGGATCGAGCCGTTAGCTAGCTGGAGTGGAACGGTCGTCAGCAGATAAAGCCTGCCGGAGACTACGACTGCCGCGAACCCCGGCGTTTTCCTATTGACCTATATAATGCTCGAATGAAAGAGGAACACGGAAGTGGTTTAGGTTCTGATTGGCCGCGACAcgccgacgacgacgacgaggtcGACGAATTTCGTCATGCGTGTGCGCCATTTTAAATTGCGTGTGCCAGAGCTTATCGCGCATGGCTCACGTCTCATTGTATAATAATTCTGGGTTTCTTTTGGTTAATTTACTGTGAGTAGATGCGAATTTTAGGTGGAGATGATGAGGAAGGAGTAAGGAAGGCGGCAAGAACAGCGCAGGTACAAAGACAGTAAACAATTAACTGCCCTCTCATCTCCGCCTAGGATTGGAATACCCACTGTCAACCAACAGCCAACGTGTCGCTTTGCTAGCAGTCacttataatataaatttaatactaCAATTTGCATCACctataatataattttgaagcACAGAAAGATATTTTCCTGTTTGAATGGATAGAGGGTCATTTAGCTCTACGAGTACGGATAAAGATAAATATAGGTACATAGTATTGAGGTTGTGAGGCCTGGtgaattatttataaaataaaatatacttacttcgtgcttttaatttttaaaatagcaacaataagataataataaaataaaataaatagaaaataagaaGATTCgacaatttttacttggttacaacctaaatgattgttaatccaagacagttaaAAAAACACACTACGAATCTTCTTTGTTGAAGGCgaagaaaccttttacacactgaaagctctTAAGCGTTGCTAGAAAGTTAGTACAGGAGTTGAATaattaattcctagctctagggacctttatatagctcctgaaaatcctatctcgagtcttgagggcgcctccaaaggtaTAAGCGGATAAAACATTTTTCGCTCGCAAACGGTTTGTTTGACCCAGTTAAGGGCGCCCTCAATgtggttgagggtgccctcactcTGGTGAGGGCAAAAGCACCTCCAACGACCATTGAGGGCGTCTCCAGCTGATTTTACagcatttcttcatcttcttttcaGCTTTCGAAGTTCCATTTGATTGGATGATTGCGGTCAAccgaaaaagggctcactcgaacctaatTTTGGACCTtatcctcgagcaggcttccgccccgatttctcgtcccttgaacgtcgcgcacgttcttctcgtccaccagtgtactctttcgcagctcttttatccttcggatgcactgagtcccttggctctcttcccgtgtcgtccttctcgctagctgcgtcttccgctcgacttcctacgctcctaagctcctgcacacttagacacagggatcaaaaccaaatatgacctaacctaacttggttgatcacatcaaaacaaccacggggaccaacaatctccccatttttgatgtgcatcaacccaagttcaagttagggaaaaaaaagtagacaagtagtaatttaaagaaattactaaactaatattttcagcataaagattgcaattatagaatttgtaattttataagaaaaaatattaagttgttcctatccaaaaaaaaaattatataccaattttaaaaatattaaatccctttaaacttgttcctatctctctccctttgatcacagtaaaaacagggtaggaattttttaaaataaattagaagtTAACAAAGAACTCTAACTTTTaggtaatttaaaatatttttgagaaattttcaaaaaatgttttaaaaaaaacttgttaaagcattatctaatttctattttcatgttttatcagtaagttaattaaatattttattttaatattttggcttccaggcagtggcgaggcactaggttttcttggttcttggagcaataaccactttcttagacaaaacctcataaagaaattaactgtttaatttttcttgctgaaagcgttaacttacaaaaattttaatctagaaaagattttggaacccagtataggtccCTTCCTATTGgattaataaaaaacttagggggtacataaattctgagaacttttctaagttgtccatGATGTtttttaatataccaatttaatttaccataaattttaagttttgatttttgaaatttatttaagtatacataatcattttttaatttttcaatttttcaatttccaattttaacttttcattttctgAGTTCAAATTATCTAACGGTATTTTTAAAtcagcaatttctttttctgatttgactaagtctttagtaagtactttgataaagcAAAAAAACTATTTAGGAGTTAGCacatgtacctgacttacctctatttctgatgctcccccttcatcgtagctttcttcttctgatcctccctctttatctatgctcatttttaagctggtctcatcttcttcttgatgaatTGTCGTTAGAGCTAGTCCGGCGTAtgcttcgacttcagattcggaggatgacgactcatcccacgttgctttgaagCTATGTTTGGATCGAGTTGGCTTCTTAGGTGGCGTTTagtttagaggtttgggaatgaaggaatggattcattcccaaatctTGTGTTTGATTAATGGGAATGAaatcaaaattttggaatgaaacccaaaaacttggGTATAGATGAAACACACcctctcccttgggttttgatggaatgggaataagaattaagttttggacgaaaatacccttagtatatttgttcaatttttctctcatttcactctctctcctttttctctctcaccatactttctctctcctcattctataaTCACATTTtatctctcaacatactttctctctcctcattctctctcatcacacattctctactattttttctctgtattctctctcatcacacactctctctcattattttctcctcatgttttcatcatactttctctctcatcattctttctctctcctcaatatttttatcatactctctctccatattttatctcatcacactttctctctctttattctcttccatcacactctctctcctcattctctctcatcacacattctctaccatttttctctctatattctttctcatcatactctctctcattattttctctctcttcattctctcttcatttttcttcatattttctctctcctcaatctctcttatcatattctctctccatattttctctcattatactttctctctcttcattctcttccatcatactctctctcctcattttctctcattacactttccctctctttattttttcccatcacactttcttatcatactttctctcctcaatctcccattttctttcatcacactttctctctcttcatttttcctatcactctttctctctcaacacactttctctcttatcatactttttctcttctcaatctctccatcacgctctctctcctcattttctctcattacactttctctctcttcatttttccatcacacttttctctctcatcacactttctctctcatcattctctctcatcatatgtttctctcacattcaactttctcttccatctaattttttctcttattttcctctaggggtaaaaaaggaaatttaggttcattccgattgaaaatattcaactaaccaaacattatttttaagaatgatactcaagctcatacccattcccattccacaatactatgatactcattcccattctgattcctaggagagaaccaaacacctccttattcttttctttgcctttgtttttcagtttcgggcaatcatctttgatgtgcccttcttcattgcagttgtagcattggGTCATCCTTTTGTTGTGTTGATGTTTTCtcgtctgcgatctaaatttattagttttaataaacttatttaactttcttaccaatagcgTCGCTTCAatttcgtcgattgacgcttcagagtcggaatcatccatctcggcttgtagggcaacattatgatttgacttctctatttgtttaggttctgcaattcgagattcgtgaagttcaaatgtagaaaataaattttctagcgtacttacctcaaagtccttagagatgtagtatgcatctactaaggatgctcaTTCTGGAATTCTTAGGAAGACGTTGAGCGCATATTGTATCGAGTCTCAGTTTGTTACTGTTTCTCCgagattgcttagttgagttatcagGTCCTTagttcttgcttggagttgcgctaccttctcatcGTTGTTTATCCGGAGATTtgtcagctgagtccggaggatgccgcgccttgctaacttcgcttatgaggtgccttcgtggagctccaagaatttttcccagaggtctttagcggagtcgtagcttccgatccgacatacctcctggggtggcaggataatgagcagatggaactctacctTTCCATTGGCCatgaaatcagcttgctcctttctcatccagttgtattcttccttgtctttagggggctgcaaaaccgtatttcataattagaagaatatcaaattctgttttgaagaatacctccattcggtgtttccatgttgtgaagtctccgtcgaatttcgggggatgaatacttgcgcgcggccatcgtcttgatcttgatgctctAGTCGAcgatctagctctgataccacttattggtgcaccggggccggcaagaggggaggggtgaattgcctgcaaaataaaatataccctactcgtgctttcaactcttaaaatagcAACAGTAAGAtaataacaaaataaaagaaacagaaaatAAGAAGACTCAGcaattttgacttggttacaacctagattgTTGCGAATCCAAGGCGGTTAAAAAAGCGCACTAcgaatctccttcgttgaaggcagagaaacttttacacactgaaagctctTAAGCGTTGCTAGaaagttagtacaagagttgaatGATTAATTCCTACCTCCATAGGCCTTTATATAACTCATGGAAATCTTATCTCGAgttttgagggcgcctccaaaggggttgagggcgcctccaagaggatgagcggataaaactttatccgctcgtCAACGACCAAGTTGGCCaggtcgagggcgccctcaaacgcattgagggcacctccaaggctgttgagggcgccctcaatgccattgagggtgccttcagccTGCTGAagtcggaggcgcctccaacaactgttgagggtgcctccagctgaTTTTACAGCatttcttcctctccttttcagcttccgaagttccgtttgattgggtgattgtagccaactgaaatagggctcacctaaacccaaTTTCCGATTTTCTCCTCTAGCAGGCTTCgaccccggcttctcgtccaccagtgtactcttccgcagctctttcgtccttcggacgtaccgagcccgttggctccctttccgtatcgtccttctcgctagctgcgtcttccgctcaatttcttgcgctcctaaactcctgcagacttagacacagggatcaaaatcaaacaggacctaacataacttggttgatcacgtcaaaacaaccacgggaacCAACATATAGAAATTAGCCATTTCATAAGGTAAACCTTAAGATCATTAATTTTAAAGAATTAATTTTTAGTCATTACGTCATAGATATTATGTATTTATCATCTGCGCTATACTCTCAGGATAAGAATATTAATTTTTAGGATGAActttcatatatattttcttgATTTATTCAAATGACCGATGAAAAACTTTCATAAAATTGAATCGATCATCCTAAATTTCACGTTATCTaatctgattaattatttttttaaaagcaaattaagaagaaaaaacttatttaattattCACATggttaaaaaatgtttttttaaatattaaattaatatctctggtatatatatatatataacttttcGAATCGAGTAAATTTTAAGTTgactaatttaaatttataaaaaaatttatcgaccatcaaaataaacaatattCAAATATCACACATACAAGGTTAGCCTTAAATCCTCCTACactattttagaatatttttaacttagctgaATCAAAAATGCTCAAAGGTGGAACAacttagggatgacaatttcatccgaatccgatggaggatccgacatccgacctgaatgatggaggatatgaagggactatcaatacccgatacccgatccgaatacccgattaaataatatatatatatacatatattaaagaaattttttttttccaaaatcaacttactatttttgttgatattaggaggagactatatagatgtttaatctattttttttaattatatatatatttttaatagattattaattttaatatattttcgttgaatgataatagttggatagaaagaagaaaaattataattatagaagatatccgatcatttaatgAGTATGAGTATATCTATCGGAGATCCTATATCCGATGAGTACGAAGACGGAGGATATAAAATTTGACCCGAACCTGACCTATTATCATCCTTAAAGCAACTTTAGAAACCCAAGTGTCCGATAATTAGCAAATTATATGATTCTACCTAAGCCGGAGctcttatttttttctattttttttaaataataaaatactaTATGAACATTTAGCAATAATTAGACTTTTCAATAAAATTCTGAAATAGcgacaaaattaaatttgatattaatttaatgataaaattaatatttaatacttAATtagtcaataaattttaatttcgtcactaattaataattaaaattttatcagtaattaaattaataattaaaatttaatttgatacaTTACGGGAAGGGGGAAGGGGGAAGGGGGAAGGAGATACGAGCTCGTCTTCAGGCTCATGGGTCTAGCCCATACCGTTTCCTGGTTGCATATCGATCGCCTGTCGAAGTTCTTTCGAGAAACGCTGGAGCGTGGACGGAACAGACCCTTTGCTGGGAAAAATGACGAGCGTGGAACGGGAGCTAATGGTGTCGGGGTTCATCTGGTTCGTCCTGACTTCCGGTCCCTTCTCTAGGGTTCTCTCCAACATGGAAGGTATGGAGCGATATTTCCTTGTAGGTTCTCGCGGTAGTCGCTTGCTTTGGAATTTGGGACTTTGTCAAGAAGTGAtgcaattctgaatttgttgttTCTCCGATCTCCTTAGCTTCCGCAAAAGTTGATGGTTTAAATCCATATAGTAACATTATTGAAAGAGATGTTTAAGTTGTTCTAAAAGAATTCTCCTTTTATTTGTTGCTAGTCTCAACCAAGAAGGAGATcaatatttcttatatatttGATTTGATTTCACTTGGATTATATATGATgtgatttggtcaaaaccttCACCTGCATGCCTTGTGTTTGCTTTTAAATATAAATTCAGTTGACTATACAATTGTTGTAGGTTTATATATGAAAACGAAGTGAAAGTAGACTATaggtttatatttgagttggattCAATTGAATTGCATTCTATGCATTCTATAATAAGTGGCAATCTCTTTGTATCTCCTCATGAAACATTAGATTTAAACTGGCAACCACCTTAAACACATCAAGCACATATTTAGTTGATACATATTAAGTGAGCAATCTATGTCTCAAGGAAGTACATAGATATCCTTTAGTCATCAAATGACTCCTAAGTAACTCTACATGaccattaagaaaatatttaaagcGAAGACTTGTAGCTTATCAATAGACTTCACTAGAGAAAGTGGATTTAACTCTTATGTACTATTAGAGTGGAGAGCATTCGTTTCATCTATCATGCCATGTCCCATACACAAACCTGAAAGGGCCTTATAGAGAATTGGTTTGATACTTATAATACAAAGCAAATTTCTAAAACTTTTCTGGCCCCATAATATTGTACAGTTACACCCTGTTTGGAAACAACTTAAGtgaaggaattgaattgaattccattaggAATTGAATTCTGgcaggaattgaattcaattcctatGTTTGGAATGGATTAGTGAATaatagaattgaattgaattccttaatttggaatctatttgaattgaattccattcttATACATTTACCATTTTATTCTCATAACTAACCATttaataatcaagttaagtattagAGAATAGGAAGAAGGGATCGTACAGTTAAGACAGCACTGAAAAAACTCAAAAGTTATCTACGAGGTCTTACTTCGCTCACTAAATTGTCATTAAAATGTTTACGAGGCAACTTCCATTCTGGAACATCTCACTACACTTCGAAGCTTGGATATTAAGTAAGGAGAAGTTTTCGGCGCACGGAAGAAACGGTGCGAGAAGTTTTCGGCGCAAGGAGAAACGACGCATGGGAGAAAGGCAGGAGAAAACAAGAGAGTCGACAGATGGAAAAAAAGGTTTTAATTTAAAAGGGCAATTAAGTAATTTTAGTTGTTCATGGTAAATTCCCTATCCAAATCTGACCATTTGAGGTATGATTTACTATTCACGTTTTGaatggaattggaattgaatttcTTATCAAATCCATATCAAAAATTCATTCCAAACTATGGAATTGAATTCCAATTACCATAGGATTCCAAACAAGGTGTTAGTTTGCCTCACATGTCTCTTTTGTTGCCAAACAGAATTTCTAAGAGTAACATATATGCTTGCTTATTTCCGGCACATGCTTTTTGTCTGTTTATGCTTTGACATAGATATGTAGTAACTTACCTCTTTCTTATTTGTTGTTTAACTAGTGGCCATGTTTTTTTTGCTCTCTTATTACTTTTTTTGTTTTGATACATTGGCTTTAATATTCGGCAAAGCAAGTGTTTCTATTTTAGTTTTTCTTCAGTCTTCTTAATATTTTTTGAAGCTGCTACCAACTTTGTGCATTGTAATACATGTTTTCTTAATCAGCAAATATTGACACTAAGCAATTAGTAAATTTCCTTATACTTTTGCCGGTTCAGTAGATTAAATAACACTATGGTGTAGATGCATTTTTCTGAGATGCTTCTTTTTTCACTAATTAGATGTGATATTTAAATCTTATCTTCATGTGTTTGGAGatggaaaaatattttctctttctcAAGACTAATATGGATTGACTGACTCCGTCTTACCTTTCGTTTGCTTAATATTATCCTGCATAACATCATGTTGTGTTGTATTAGTAAAGTTATTTCTTtctacattttgcattttatgcATTCTTTGTAATGAATCATCAACACATAATAACTTTTTATATTATCAGTAGCACAACTTTATTGATCGTGTCATTA from Zingiber officinale cultivar Zhangliang chromosome 4A, Zo_v1.1, whole genome shotgun sequence includes the following:
- the LOC121970061 gene encoding metal tolerance protein 7-like; the encoded protein is MAVELQSESMDYRVELLSPVRLEGEASMMAATPSWRINVNDFPVPEQPRAPPLASRVLRRFQGKERKVAKFYKKQGQLLEGFSKMDNLNELGYLNDAPTQEELQDLAKSERFAIHLSNAVNLILFASKVLASIESRSMAVIASTLDSLLDLLSGFILWFTAHAMKKPNHYRYPIGKNRMQPVGIVVFASVMGTLGLQVLLESGRELVTSDHPEFDRVKEFWMVGSMSSVTLVKFFLMLYCRSFENEIVRAYAQDHFFDVITNSIGLVASLLAVRYAWWMDPVGAILIALYTIGTWAKTVVENVWLLIGRTAPPDFLAKLIYLVWNHDRKIKHIDTVRAYTFGAHYFAEVDIVLPADMPLSEAHDVGEALQEKLEQLPEVERAFVHVDFEFTHRPEHKLSHKQ